The Juglans regia cultivar Chandler chromosome 1, Walnut 2.0, whole genome shotgun sequence nucleotide sequence ttttccttccttCAGTTCTTCTTCAGTCTCTATTTATTTCTGCTGTttttggtaatatatatattatatagctggCGCTGGCAGGCAGCTCATTAATGAAAAACCAGGAAGTAAGTTTAGCCGCCCGGGCCCCATTGCCATAAAATACTACTAGCAAGCcatcaagaatatatatatgttctttatgatattttgttgTAGACAGATCACATCATGGTATTTTATCTCACCATAAGAAGAATGATCAACGGTAAGGAATTATATGCGACGagttaaatgattatttacgataaaaatattttatgatatttttataaaaaataattaattataagtaaacaaattttttatagtgTCTTGAACGATTTTAAGCTGATGTAACATTTGAATTTGATGTCTCAATTatggtcatattttttttttttttgacagcTTCCTCAATAGTCAATAGTCATATTTAGTGGACCAACCATTTTCGATAAATTAAAGTAGAAGGGTTAAAAGGAGTTTTCAATAATCCTggctaaaaataaaactttgatttgGGAAATTCTAATAGTCTCGAGCTCCTTAATGTAAAATTCATATTGTAACCCTTACTTGATGTTGTGTGCAGTTATATCAattaattttctattaatttataataatgtgacacacacacacacacatatatatatatatatatatatatatcaatatctGTCGTGTCAACATAATTACATTTCGGATATTACAGTAGGAGTGGCAGGAAACTTATGATTATTGCAGTATGCAGCTAGTTGATTAATACTTGAGCTTCATGATGCATTCTTTCTTTAGAAGGCTTATGAGAGGTggattattttttccttctgcAAGATGGGGAGTTAGGGAGAGttaaggcctcgtttattttgaaaaaatattttattttatcttatttaattattataatttttttaatttttaatataaaataaaataaataatttaatttttttaaattttaaaataaaaataatattaaaatatatactctaacaatattttattcaattttttaactttaatatcatctcatcttatctcatttccgaaaacaaacgaagccttaaaaaTACCCCAACTGATCCCATGCATTTATGGTGAGAACCGAACGTTACTCCAAAGAAGTAAAAACTTTAtgtattttcccaaaatgcaaTTCATCAAAAACCCTGGATGTGTTGGGTGTGTACTTCGTTTCGTGGCTTTGCTTTCAAAggaagatcatgatcatgtacttGGAAAGGGAGAatgaacaaattaaaaagattagGTACTGAGCCCAATCTTGCCATACACTTCTCAGgatagaatattatattatagtcgTCTTAGAAAATTTCTGGAGGACGTGTTTGCATAAATATGAAGGCCAGGAGATTGAATGACAAAACTCCCTCGTCAATCCCTTTCGATATGTCAACATCCAGGCGTACGTACCTGGTTTCGTACATTGTTAATTATAAGCTTGGCTCTTTTAGCAATtcatgcagagagagagagaaatagaagcAAGAAAAACAAGAGCAAGCAAGGCTCATGATGAGTGACAACATTTCCAATTATACAATAAATCaatacatgaaatatttatatatatctaacaaGTACATATAATATGAAACTGCAAGAACAATGACAGTACgtaatgatattatatattatatatatatataatatccacAAGGCCAATTAGATATCATGCATCTATAATTAGCCGTGTGAAAAAGGGTTAATCCTCACCGTTCAATCACATATTGCTGCTCACGATCATCACAACGTACTGCCCCTCTTCGGATCcctataaatatttcttttctctctacatTATTGCTAATCGATTAttaaaactcaaatattaataaacCTTAATGTACATCTATGATTTATACCGTGGGGATGACCTGAAAGAATCACCCTCCCTTAcgtatatacaatatatatacgtACGGCCACCATCCcttcagttatttttttagtCACCACGAGGAGTTACCATGCATTTAAATTACAGATATGCCCTCCCGACGATCAGCAAGCATAGAACTCGACGAGTTCGTCCAGTGACTCGGGCTGTGGATCGGCATTCTCGAGCATCCAGAGCAAGTGCTCAAACAAGACCACCTCGCAAGCCACGTTGACGGTGTCTTCAGAGTCACCACCGGCCGACCTTTCCACGAGCTCCCTGAAGAGAGGGTGGTCAACCACGTCGGAGCCGACGAGGTAGCGCCGGCGTGACTTTCCGACGTAGACTGGGTGGAGGTCCCTGGAGATGGCACTGGAGGAATCATCGTCCCCAACAGAGGAGATGGAGCTGATGTTGGGACGGCTAGCAGCTTGCTTGCTGAAAGAATTCCATTTCTTGAGAACTAACTTGAGCTTGGTTAGCTTGCCACTTTTGGCCATCGATCTTTTACGCTATATATATTGCTTGGATTTGATCGCGGTTTCAAGGAAATTAAGAATGAGACAGAAAGATCAGGCTTTGGAAGGGAAGTTGGGAGAGCTGGGATCTTGGCAAGGGGGCTGAGAAAGGGCAGGGAAggttcgtatatatatataggacggGAGAGGACTGAAATCGCCGTAAACTTGATTGCATTTCTGAACAAGGCATAATATAATTTGCCGGTACTCGACTTAATTTTTTAGGCCACTTGCTTACTTAAAACTTATAATCTTAGTATTACTCTTTACAATAATATTGAGACACTATTCGAGAAATCAAAATATTGATACACCCGAATCTATTTCTAAAGTAgggttaaatattattttttaatattattattattttaagatttaaaaaaattaaattatttattatattttatataaaaattttaaaaaataataataataaaataaaacattttcattattgttTGTAGCAACGGAGCAGTGACAAAATGCAGAAATATTAATGGAAATAGTTTCTATTGGGAGAATATAGGAGTGGCAAGAAAAGGTACGTAGTGGCATTAATGAAGggaattttacataaataaatagaattctAAGAAAGGACCCTTTATGACCCGTTGttcattaaagtaaaaaataataataaataaataaaataataataatgaaaaacaaatcccatacttttgaaaagaaaaactatagTACTACTACATGGTAAGTTTCAGTTATTCGAGAGTGCACTTTTGCCGTTTCTTTATCTAccaacatattatattaaaaattgtagGTTTCAATAACAAATGATGGAATCCTCTACTAAGAACCAAAGCTAATTGTAAcctatttaatatatttttattttattggggAAAGTGGTGGTGAAAGCGATAGGCATGTGCAAGAGTGTGGTCATCAATGTCTCCAACCGATtaatctattattatatatatatccagatttttgtttttttcccttacaACAAGTTCcaaaaagtaaattaattaattaataataactcTACGTGTAGTAATTTTTATATACTtcttatatattctattaatataattaattatattattttttaatataaaatattattttaatcaatcacatcaataaaatgtgtttaatttatatatatatatatatatatatatatatttatagcataACTCCAACCAGTACCAACTACCAGCAAGAGAATATATAGTGGCGGATCATGACTAATTTAATTTTGGGGGACCGgagtactaatattatataataaataatttttttaaataattatattatcaagatATTCACTTAGGAATAAATAGTGCACGTCTATGGTATAATGATTAACTAGATGAAAATTTATATGTAAAGGATAGACTAAGAATATTTAACGTTTAATTCTCCgcttttaattacttttgtgaAGATCATATTGATCGATCAGCTTATGTTTTCATGAGCTTCTATGAAATTGTTAGTATCTTAGTATTGCAAGgaaaattatgtatttaatgatgttttgggcctaaaatttgaatttagcAGATACATAAAGgaagaattattaaaattttaacaattaatatggattttaattaatttgggaGTTAATTAAATGCAGTACAGTCATTGGGGGAGagctaattttttcaataattttttaatatgggtTCAAGAGGGGAAATTAGTTCTAAGTGTTGGATGGCCGGTCATGACCCTGTCCACCCTCTCAATTATCATAacgaaaaattatatttattattttctacacCACTCATCAATAtgttatttgtcatttttatcattctatttaagcacacatatattaatgtgtaaatatgtttacttaaatagaatgataaaaatgacagtGGTGTAGAAGATAATAAGTAGCATTTCTCTCTTACAATGTCCAGTACTACcactatatatattacataaagGGTGTTCCTATTCAAATCCATTATTTTGTCCCCTCAAACTTATCACTAGTATAATTgtacctttttttcctttttcttttaaatatatttttaaacatttttaaacattaattaagaaaaatacactactaatagtcacttttttaactaataaaaaaaattaaaatatctgaaCAATAATTTTGAAAGGGCAAAATCATGGGGCCAAGTATCctttttcttacatatatacAGCAATAACACTTTTCGCATCACCTTCAAGAGATGGGCACTTAAGAAGATTTTTTACCACTTGCGAAGCCAGGATAGCTGCTAACACCTCTGCTATGACTAGATTAGTGGTTGGAATTTTTTAGGCTCATATATCTACAATATTGCCTTCTGAGTCCCGACATACAGCTGAGGTAGTGCAAAAGGAGTCTCTATGATGGACACCAAGGTGGACtaagtcttaaagatcatttgcaagtttcagatggagTAATCACAAGATCGAGAGCTAGGAAGTATAAGAAAGGAATACAAAGATTTATGCAATCCACTTAGGACGAGTTCAGCAAGAGACGAATACTTAAGATGGGTTTGAGAGAAGGAGATcagtgatcatccacgtgatacaagctatgaaaGAGtacaacataaattagggcctattattatgtttatgtgattgaaagttttggatttgtttattttatttaaatgatttattttattagttatatgaATTAGTCTAAAATAATCGGGCTTGAGGAtacttggcccacatatgtcttatttcttatgaattaagATTTTTGGGAATGCCTTGTactttggccaagggcttatttggaaagttactttttaggaattaAGGTTTAAAGAGGTATTGTAGCGAGTTACTATAGTTGTGGTACTATAGCCGCGGCAATATTcatctaggggtatttttgagagaaaatattttattttgactagggttttaattaggttttggtttaaatactatttgtagcctcattttaagaaatttatgaaatttgatgaatttattcattgtgagttgagtttattcctcttattttttattgaacttttgaacttatcaaaggtaaatcacaacatttgtagcattcctccttgtaatctgagttcttgagacaggttctttaacgagtttagattttaatataatctacaTTCTTCAAAAGAGTTCTTAATGGGTCTacgttctccatccattgacttgattttggctttcttgggtgagtgttcaaattgattgtgggttcaagggattccattcccacgggttcatatcatttggtattcagagcaatgttttcaatcaggtctgattctatcttttaattcttacatctttaaatttaattattaggcTTCATTGTTTTAGggttccaaaaataaaaacaaaaagtaggctgccaaaattcttagggttttttggtttggttggaatttgcatcacctatggtttcaaaattctagagtttcttgtatctctaagtttgtcaagtGCTTGGAATGTCGTTTCAttgtttctcttctacttcattgtcaatttttgtgtgcttgaattcaattgcttgattttttctattgaatattgttgtttgtgattgaattagagaaaagaatagaaatgaaaataaaggaaatgaaaataaaagaaagaaaaaaagaaaaatcgaaaaaaaaaataagaagaaaagaaaagtagcATATTCAAATGTTGTTACATAGTtacaataaagagaaagaaacacatttgttgattgagcttacCATCAAAGGGGCAGAATAATtttttctagttggtatcttgttttataattactctttcccttgTATAAGTTCCTTAAGTCTCgtatcattttattccttcattgtttcttgttcttgttt carries:
- the LOC108985099 gene encoding auxin-responsive protein SAUR76-like, with amino-acid sequence MAKSGKLTKLKLVLKKWNSFSKQAASRPNISSISSVGDDDSSSAISRDLHPVYVGKSRRRYLVGSDVVDHPLFRELVERSAGGDSEDTVNVACEVVLFEHLLWMLENADPQPESLDELVEFYAC